CTCACGAGACACCTCGCAAGCATCGGTCGCGTGATCCGCCCCGACCGCACAGTCCGGTCTGCTGCGTGCGCCCGCCGGGGCCCGTCAGGGTGAGTACGGAACTCAATTCCAGGTCCGGCGCATTGCGGTAGTGGGTATGTGTGCCCAGGTGTCGCGCCCCTCTGCCGGCACGCAGGTCGGCGCCTCGGCCACGTCCGGGGAGGCGAGTTCCGGCCCATATCCCCCGGGCCCTGCCCGGCGGAGTGGCCCCGGTCGCACCGGACACCTCGGCAATGGACAGCAGCGTCGGCCCGGGCGCTGTTTTCGGCCCCGTCCGCGGCCCGGTCCTGGTCCCGTCTCCGGTCCCCTCTTCGGTCTCGTCCGTCGCTTCGCACCGTCCGCGAGCGAGGTGCCGATTCCCGGCCGGCGGCCGTCGGTCTGTCCCGCGGACGCGGCCGACGGCGCAACGCAATGAACACCGGGACGGGGCGAGCCCGGTCATGCGGAGATTCCCGCCGATTGCGCGGGAATTCCCGACACCGGGCCGAAAACATCGACGGAATACGGGCGCGCGGGTAGCCGCGCGCCCAATTCCGGTACAACTCGGTCCGGCTCTTACCCGTGCGCGTGGCAGAGCTGGACCGTGAGCACTCGAGCCCTCGCTCGGGCTCAGTAGGCGAGCCGGCTGCCGCCGTCCGGTGCACTGGTGCTCGCCTCGACCAGCGCGTCCACCACCGCCTCCACATCCGGCAGCCAGGGAGCCGCGGATCCCGGCAGCGGCGCCCGCTCCCAGCGCACCTGCCCCGTCCCCGTCACCGAGGGCGGCAGCACCAGATAGCCGCCCTCGCCGTGGAAGCGCAGCGAACTGGGCACGCAGTCCTTGACGAAGAGCAGTTCGCCGAGCTGTTCAAGGGTGTACGGGGCGACCAGCAGCGACCAGCGGGTCGGCGTCGCGACAACTGGTCCCAGCCGCATGCCCATCCGGTCGAGCGCCGAGAGCGCGAGCGCCCCGGCGACTGCCGGCAGACTCACCGCGCACGGCGCGAGGCCGCCCGTGGCCAGCATGATCGGGGCGGTGGGCCGGTTGGTCCACCACCAGCGCACCATCCGCTCGTCGGTCGTCGCGGCCAGGATTCCTGGGTCGAAGGGGTGCGCGCCGGGTACGACGCACTCGGGGTCGGGGCAGGCGCAGCCGCGCCCGCGGTCACCGCGGATACCGCCCGCTTTCAGTCCCACACCAGGGAGTACGGGCCATTGCCAGTCGGCGGCGCAGGTGAGCGCCGCTTCGAGCTGTACAGGCCCCCTCTTGCGCCGGAACCGGAGCCTGCGTCGCCTTCCGAGGATCTCGCGCATGAGCGCTCGTTCCTTTCCGTTGAACGCCGAGGTCCACACCACACCATGTGTGCAGCTCTTCACTGTGCGTATAAGACGGCGCATCACCGCCCCTTGCCGGTGGCATGGGCGACCCCCCGCTTCGCCTGCGGCAGGATCGCCGCCCGGGGGCCGAACGTGGGCTGTAGTCCATTAAACGCGTGGCGAGGGGTGGCGCGCGCCTGGCGCTTGTAGTCCCGCTGTAACTTTTCCCCGCCGCTCGGGGATGGGGCGCGGCCTACGGGCGTTAGGACGCCCGGGCCCGCCGCCAGGTTCCGGGGCGGTCCCAACTGCCCCTGGCCATCACCGTTTACGTACCCATCACGCTTGGAATGACGCTCTGCCGAACGACCTCAGTCGACCCCAATAGGCCGCCATCGGGTGCATTTTTCAGCCAAGTTAACGGTCTCGTAGACACCACCAATCCCACTGGTGCAATGCTGGACATCCCCTTACTTGTGCGTGTACATGTGGATGCATTGATAGCGGCGCAGAATGACATGGGGGTTTGCGATGCTATTGAGCGAAACGCACCAGTCGGAAAGCCGGCTGTCATGAGCGCCCCTCACCTGCCGAAAGTGGCTGGAATCGATTCAGCGGTTCCCGCACCGGCGCACACTGCCTCGCCGCTGCCCGCCCTCCCGGCGGCACCGGCCCCTCCCGGAGCGGTGATTCAGGACCGGCTGGCCGGCTGGGTCTCCGATCTGACCACCCTCCACGAACTGACCGAGCGCCTGGCCAGGACCGGTTCGCTCGACGATGCCCTCCATGAACTGCTGCGCGCCGGGGCCGCCCTGGTCGGCGCCCGCCGCGGCTTGATCGTCCTGGAACCGTCGCACGCCGCCTCACGGGCCGAATGTTTCGAGTCGGACAGCGGCCCCGCCCTCACCAAGGGCCTCGGGTTCACCCATGCCGAGCTCGGCCATCTCGAGACAGTGCCGCGCGGCGTCACCGCATACGGCCGGATCCTGGACGGCAGACCCCCAGGCGGGCATCCAGGGCCCGCCGGGCCGCCGGAGGCCGTCGCCAACGCCGACCTCCTCGGCGACGAGACGCTCGACCCCCGGCACCGTGAGGTCGCCATCCGCCTCGGATATGCCGCCAGCTACACCGTGCCGCTCGCCTCCCGGGCGGCCGGGACGCTCGGCGCGGCCGTCTGGATGTACGACGAGCCGGCCGCCCCGGTGGAGCGCCAGTGCCATCTCGTCGGCCTCTACATGCGGTACGCCA
This portion of the Streptomyces sp. NBC_01750 genome encodes:
- a CDS encoding bifunctional DNA primase/polymerase, which translates into the protein MREILGRRRRLRFRRKRGPVQLEAALTCAADWQWPVLPGVGLKAGGIRGDRGRGCACPDPECVVPGAHPFDPGILAATTDERMVRWWWTNRPTAPIMLATGGLAPCAVSLPAVAGALALSALDRMGMRLGPVVATPTRWSLLVAPYTLEQLGELLFVKDCVPSSLRFHGEGGYLVLPPSVTGTGQVRWERAPLPGSAAPWLPDVEAVVDALVEASTSAPDGGSRLAY
- a CDS encoding PP2C family protein-serine/threonine phosphatase; the protein is MLDIPLLVRVHVDALIAAQNDMGVCDAIERNAPVGKPAVMSAPHLPKVAGIDSAVPAPAHTASPLPALPAAPAPPGAVIQDRLAGWVSDLTTLHELTERLARTGSLDDALHELLRAGAALVGARRGLIVLEPSHAASRAECFESDSGPALTKGLGFTHAELGHLETVPRGVTAYGRILDGRPPGGHPGPAGPPEAVANADLLGDETLDPRHREVAIRLGYAASYTVPLASRAAGTLGAAVWMYDEPAAPVERQCHLVGLYMRYATEHLDRLLELEHARATVATVAEELLPSRLPRVPGVQLAARHRTGPHGGGDWYDALPLPEGALGLAVGSVSGSGPSALAAMGRLRASLRAYAVMEGEDPVAVLSDLELLLRLTEPARTATALFAYAEPARGKIVLAGAGHTPPLVVGERRTEFVETSLSAPLGMLACWEAPSVELAPEPGETVLLYTDGLLRHTGDPMDRAFARLHAAAVSVPKSARDDPGAIADHVLRTVLPDGLGEAEIGEDVVLLAARFD